A genome region from Synchiropus splendidus isolate RoL2022-P1 chromosome 5, RoL_Sspl_1.0, whole genome shotgun sequence includes the following:
- the tob1b gene encoding protein Tob1b: MQLEIQVALNFIISYLYNKLPRRRVNIFGEELERQLKKKYEGHWYPDKPYKGSGFRCIHVGEKVDLVVEQAAKESGLDIEDVKNNLPQDLSVWIDPFEVSYQIGEKGAVKVLYVDDNNENGSDLDKEIKNSFNPEAQVFMPISDPVGGSSESSSPSPPFGQSAAVSPSFMPRSAQPLTFTTATFAATKFGSTKMKTSGRSNNANGASSSKVARTSPTNNLGLNVNTLLKQKAISTSMHSLYGLGLGQQQKASALSPNAKEFVFPSLQGQASPGATFPADNSLGLSSLPYSNAFDMFAAYGSLNDKSLMDGLNFSLSNMQYSNQQFQPVMAN; encoded by the coding sequence ATGCAGCTTGAAATCCAAGTAGCACTCAACTTTATTATCTCGTATTTGTACAACAAACTCCCTCGGCGGCGTGTCAATATTTTTGGGGAAGAGCTGGAGCggcagctgaagaagaagtaTGAAGGCCACTGGTATCCGGACAAGCCATACAAAGGCTCAGGGTTCAGGTGCATTCACGTAGGGGAGAAAGTGGATCTGGTGGTGGAGCAGGCGGCCAAAGAAAGCGGCCTTGACATTGAGGATGTCAAGAACAACCTCCCTCAGGACCTCAGCGTGTGGATCGACCCTTTTGAGGTTTCCTATCAGATCGGCGAGAAGGGAGCGGTCAAGGTGCTATACGTGGATGATAACAATGAGAATGGATCCGATCTGGACAAGGAGATCAAGAACAGCTTTAATCCAGAAGCCCAAGTCTTCATGCCCATCAGCGATCCTGTTGGGGGCTCCTCCGAGTCcagctccccctcccctccgtTTGGGCAGTCTGCTGCAGTTAGCCCCTCCTTCATGCCTCGCTCCGCCCAGCCTTTAACTTTTACCACTGCCACCTTTGCCGCAACCAAATTCGGCTCCACTAAGATGAAGACCAGTGGCCGGAGCAACAATGCTAACGGTGCGAGTAGCAGCAAGGTGGCCCGCACGTCCCCGACCAACAACCTGGGTCTGAATGTCAACACCTTACTGAAGCAGAAAGCCATCTCCACTTCCATGCACTCACTGTACGGGCTGGGCCTGGGTCAGCAGCAGAAGGCGTCGGCCCTCTCCCCCAATGCCAAGGAGTTTGTTTTCCCCAGCCTGCAGGGCCAGGCTAGCCCAGGAGCCACCTTCCCCGCCGACAACTCCCTGGGACTCAGCTCTCTGCCGTACAGCAATGCCTTCGACATGTTCGCAGCATACGGAAGCCTCAACGATAAGTCCCTCATGGATGGCCTCAACTTCAGCCTGAGCAACATGCAGTATTCAAACCAGCAATTCCAGCCAGTGATGGCAAACTAA